One segment of Paraburkholderia caribensis DNA contains the following:
- a CDS encoding YbfB/YjiJ family MFS transporter → MSTDASLSTPASGRIARTAIWRHIFAGFCASLVGIGLARFAYTPLIPPLIQAHWFAASDVVYLGAANLAGYLLGALLGRPVAHRLTNTHTLRAMMVLVTATFLACAFPVSVAWFFCWRLLSGVAGGAIMVLVAATVLPHVPADRKGLASGAIFLGLGVGIAASGTIVPLLLNLGLRNTWIGIAILSAVLTLATWYGWPSATKAHAPSHALPSAKTHNPSTVRVLYAEYALMAVGLVPTMVFLVDFIARGLGAGAHVGAAYWILYGVGAIFGAPVYGLVADRLGGRFAIRAVTLLQIVVVAAFAMSSNQIVIGVLTLVIGSFPPGIVPMMLARVHEVVPHDHAGQHKTWSRATTTFAAFQALAGYTYSALFNSSGGNHRLLFVIGAVALAFVVVVDCAAPLLAREPGQKQNNR, encoded by the coding sequence ATGTCCACCGATGCATCACTTTCAACACCCGCCAGCGGTCGAATCGCCCGAACCGCCATATGGCGGCACATCTTCGCGGGCTTCTGTGCGAGCCTCGTCGGCATAGGGCTGGCGCGCTTCGCCTATACGCCGCTGATTCCGCCGCTGATTCAGGCGCACTGGTTCGCGGCCTCGGACGTGGTGTATCTGGGCGCGGCGAATCTTGCGGGTTATCTGCTCGGTGCACTGCTCGGCCGTCCCGTTGCGCATCGTCTGACCAACACGCATACGTTGCGGGCCATGATGGTGCTGGTCACGGCGACTTTCCTTGCGTGCGCGTTTCCGGTTTCCGTCGCGTGGTTTTTCTGCTGGCGGCTGCTGTCGGGCGTGGCGGGCGGAGCCATCATGGTGCTGGTCGCTGCGACGGTGCTCCCGCATGTGCCCGCGGACCGGAAGGGGCTCGCAAGCGGTGCGATCTTCCTCGGCCTTGGCGTCGGTATTGCGGCATCGGGGACGATCGTCCCGCTGCTGCTCAACCTCGGCTTGCGTAACACGTGGATCGGGATCGCGATCCTCTCCGCCGTTTTGACGCTGGCAACGTGGTACGGGTGGCCGTCGGCGACCAAAGCGCACGCGCCTTCGCACGCGCTTCCGTCTGCGAAGACGCACAATCCGTCGACGGTCCGCGTGCTTTATGCCGAGTACGCGTTGATGGCGGTCGGCCTCGTTCCCACGATGGTTTTCCTCGTTGATTTCATTGCGCGCGGACTTGGCGCGGGCGCGCATGTCGGTGCGGCATATTGGATCCTATATGGCGTCGGTGCGATTTTTGGCGCGCCCGTGTATGGACTCGTGGCGGATCGCTTGGGCGGGCGCTTTGCGATCCGCGCGGTCACGCTGTTGCAGATCGTCGTGGTCGCGGCGTTCGCGATGTCCAGCAATCAGATCGTGATTGGCGTGCTGACGCTCGTGATCGGCAGCTTTCCGCCGGGCATCGTGCCGATGATGCTTGCGCGTGTACATGAAGTCGTGCCGCACGATCACGCCGGGCAGCACAAAACATGGAGTCGCGCCACGACAACCTTCGCAGCATTTCAGGCGCTCGCGGGCTACACGTATTCGGCATTGTTCAATAGCAGCGGTGGCAACCATCGTCTACTCTTTGTAATTGGCGCGGTGGCGCTTGCGTTCGTTGTCGTAGTCGACTGCGCGGCGCCGTTGCTTGCAAGAGAACCTGGTCAAAAACAGAACAACAGATAA
- the catC gene encoding muconolactone Delta-isomerase, whose amino-acid sequence MLFHVKMVVKLPPDMPVERANELKATEKAMAQRLQKEGIWRHLWRIAGLYANFSVFDVESPAQLNEILMQLPLYPYMEVTVDAMCRHPSSIHEDDR is encoded by the coding sequence ATGCTATTTCACGTGAAGATGGTCGTTAAGCTGCCGCCCGATATGCCCGTCGAGCGCGCCAACGAATTGAAGGCCACCGAAAAGGCCATGGCGCAGCGTCTGCAAAAGGAAGGCATCTGGCGACATCTCTGGCGCATTGCGGGCCTGTACGCGAATTTCAGCGTGTTCGACGTGGAAAGCCCCGCGCAACTCAATGAGATCCTCATGCAATTGCCGCTTTATCCATATATGGAAGTAACGGTGGATGCAATGTGCCGTCATCCTTCGTCGATTCACGAAGACGATCGCTAG
- the catA gene encoding catechol 1,2-dioxygenase, giving the protein MDIKTIDALLNKINESATHEGNARTKQVVNRIIRDLFITIDELDVTPNEFWSALNYLGEAGQSGELGLLAAGLGFEHFLDVRLDEAEARAGLQGGTPRTIEGPLYVAGAPESTGHARLDNGNEPGETLVMRGRVLDEAGQPVRDALVEVWHANHLGNYSHFDKSQPAFNLRRSIRTDENGTYSFRSVVPIGYSVPPEGKTQQLLDLLGRHGHRPAHIHFFVSAPGFRKLTTQINIEGDPYLWDDFAFATREGLVPAVKKEEGATGKPYGIDGQFALIDFDFSLVKDRSNVPTSEVERVRA; this is encoded by the coding sequence ATGGACATCAAAACCATCGACGCCCTGTTGAACAAGATCAACGAAAGCGCCACGCACGAAGGTAACGCCCGCACGAAGCAGGTGGTCAACCGCATCATCCGCGACCTGTTCATCACGATCGACGAACTCGACGTCACACCGAACGAATTCTGGTCCGCGCTGAACTATCTCGGCGAAGCGGGCCAAAGCGGCGAGCTCGGCCTGCTGGCAGCAGGCCTCGGCTTCGAGCACTTCCTGGACGTTCGTCTCGACGAAGCGGAAGCCAGGGCGGGCCTGCAGGGCGGCACGCCGCGCACCATCGAAGGTCCGCTGTATGTGGCGGGCGCGCCGGAATCGACGGGCCATGCACGGCTCGACAACGGCAACGAACCGGGCGAAACGCTGGTGATGCGCGGCCGCGTACTGGACGAAGCGGGCCAGCCGGTGCGCGACGCGCTGGTCGAAGTGTGGCACGCGAACCATCTGGGCAACTACTCGCACTTCGATAAATCGCAGCCCGCATTCAACCTGCGCCGCTCGATCCGCACCGACGAGAACGGCACGTACAGCTTCCGCAGCGTGGTGCCGATCGGCTATAGCGTGCCGCCGGAAGGCAAGACGCAGCAACTGCTCGATCTGCTCGGCCGTCACGGTCATCGCCCGGCGCATATTCACTTCTTCGTGTCGGCGCCCGGTTTTCGCAAGCTGACCACGCAGATCAATATCGAAGGCGATCCGTATCTGTGGGATGACTTCGCATTCGCGACGCGCGAAGGTCTCGTGCCCGCCGTCAAGAAGGAAGAGGGCGCAACGGGCAAGCCTTATGGCATCGACGGCCAGTTCGCGCTGATCGACTTCGATTTCAGCCTCGTCAAGGACCGTAGTAACGTGCCGACGAGTGAAGTGGAGCGCGTGCGCGCCTGA
- a CDS encoding DUF3331 domain-containing protein codes for MTKRPPPEALEPVAVEPPPAHISILEQLSSKTLSVCWSDPRSGHYADQVWRIGLARMDSFCVLTGMPIRRGDPVFRPRACESYFPANRDRMILASAVPSCPSGIVLE; via the coding sequence ATGACCAAGCGGCCACCGCCTGAAGCGCTCGAGCCCGTTGCTGTCGAGCCGCCGCCGGCGCATATCTCCATTCTTGAACAACTTTCATCGAAGACACTTAGCGTGTGCTGGAGCGATCCGCGCTCAGGCCATTATGCCGATCAGGTGTGGCGGATCGGTCTCGCGCGCATGGACTCGTTCTGCGTGCTAACGGGTATGCCGATCCGGCGCGGCGACCCCGTGTTCCGCCCAAGAGCTTGCGAAAGCTATTTCCCCGCGAATCGGGACAGGATGATTCTGGCGTCTGCCGTGCCGTCGTGTCCAAGCGGGATCGTGCTCGAATAG
- a CDS encoding LysR family transcriptional regulator — translation MELRQLRYFVAVAEERNFTRAAERLNMTQPPLSRQIQQIEDMVGLALFERGARPLKLTEAGRVFYAQARRLLEESDELLPLTRRLAQLAERIVIGFVPSTLYGPLPDVIRAFREAAPLIQISLIEMFTIEQLSALKGGRIDVGFGRLRFDESQLAREVLVEEPLIAALPTGHALADIAQLTLDALSKETLIIYPSTPRPSYADQQLSAFRDHAVEPAAVHEVRELQTALGLVAAQVGVCLVPESVRGLRARGVTYRSIQETNVSSPIIMSRRLQDQSATTDLFCSIARDLFKRPLSV, via the coding sequence ATGGAACTGCGTCAACTTCGCTATTTCGTGGCGGTCGCCGAGGAAAGGAACTTCACACGGGCCGCCGAGCGCCTGAACATGACGCAGCCGCCGCTCTCGCGGCAGATCCAGCAGATCGAAGACATGGTGGGACTTGCGTTGTTCGAACGCGGCGCGCGTCCGCTCAAGCTGACGGAGGCCGGGCGTGTCTTTTACGCGCAGGCCAGGCGCCTGCTCGAGGAAAGCGATGAACTGCTGCCGCTCACGCGGCGGCTAGCACAGCTCGCGGAGCGCATCGTGATCGGCTTCGTGCCGTCCACACTGTATGGCCCGCTGCCCGATGTGATCCGCGCGTTTAGAGAAGCGGCGCCCCTGATCCAGATTTCGCTGATCGAGATGTTCACGATCGAGCAGCTGAGCGCGCTCAAGGGCGGACGCATCGACGTGGGCTTTGGCCGGCTGCGTTTCGACGAATCGCAACTGGCGCGCGAGGTGCTCGTCGAGGAGCCGTTGATTGCCGCCTTGCCTACGGGCCACGCGCTCGCCGACATCGCGCAACTGACGCTCGACGCGCTGTCGAAAGAAACGCTGATCATCTATCCGTCGACGCCGCGCCCGAGCTACGCGGATCAACAGCTGTCCGCGTTCCGTGACCACGCCGTCGAACCAGCCGCCGTTCATGAGGTACGGGAACTGCAGACCGCGCTAGGTCTCGTCGCCGCTCAAGTGGGCGTGTGTCTCGTGCCGGAGAGTGTGCGGGGCTTGCGCGCGCGCGGCGTGACCTATCGGTCGATCCAGGAAACGAATGTGTCGTCGCCGATCATCATGAGCCGGCGTTTGCAGGATCAAAGCGCTACGACGGACCTGTTTTGCTCAATTGCGCGCGATCTGTTCAAGCGGCCGTTGTCCGTCTAG
- a CDS encoding muconate/chloromuconate family cycloisomerase, giving the protein MIPSAVQIHAVDTILVDVPTIRPHRLSVATMNCQALVLIRIQCTDGIAGWGEATTIGGLAYGEESPESIKTNIDTYFAPMLKGMDATRPGQAMAKLRECFQGNRFAKCAIETALFDAQAQRFGVPLSELFGGRVTDSVEVAWTLASGDTGRDIDEAHQMLEMKRHRVFKLKIGTRAPAEDIAHVAAIKAAVGDRAEVRVDVNQAWSQAEALWASERLADAGCNLIEQPIAADDRRGLKRLTHRSTVPIMADEALHGPVDAFDVASAHAADVFAVKIAQSGGLTGAASVAAIALAAGVDLYGGTMLEGAVGTIASAQLFSTFRELKWGTELFGPLLLTEEILTEPLRYENFSLQLPSGPGLGIQLDLEKIGRLRRDSKHGASVVKA; this is encoded by the coding sequence ATGATACCAAGCGCCGTTCAGATACACGCTGTAGACACTATTCTCGTCGACGTTCCGACGATCCGCCCGCACCGCCTGTCGGTCGCCACGATGAATTGCCAGGCACTGGTGCTGATCCGCATTCAATGCACGGATGGTATAGCGGGCTGGGGCGAGGCGACCACGATCGGCGGTCTCGCCTATGGCGAGGAAAGCCCCGAAAGCATCAAGACCAACATCGACACCTATTTCGCGCCGATGCTCAAGGGCATGGACGCGACCCGTCCCGGCCAGGCGATGGCGAAACTGCGCGAATGCTTCCAGGGTAACCGCTTTGCGAAGTGCGCGATCGAAACCGCGTTGTTCGACGCACAGGCGCAGCGTTTCGGCGTGCCGCTGTCGGAACTGTTCGGCGGCCGCGTGACGGATTCCGTCGAAGTCGCATGGACGCTCGCGAGCGGCGACACAGGCCGCGATATCGACGAAGCGCATCAGATGCTGGAAATGAAACGGCACCGCGTGTTCAAGCTGAAGATCGGCACGCGCGCGCCGGCCGAGGACATCGCACACGTCGCCGCGATCAAGGCGGCGGTGGGCGATCGCGCCGAAGTCCGTGTGGACGTGAACCAGGCGTGGAGCCAGGCGGAAGCGCTCTGGGCGAGCGAACGCCTCGCGGACGCGGGCTGCAATCTGATCGAGCAACCCATTGCTGCCGACGACCGCCGCGGCCTCAAGCGTCTCACGCATCGCTCGACAGTGCCCATCATGGCAGACGAAGCGCTACATGGTCCCGTCGATGCATTCGATGTCGCCAGCGCGCACGCGGCCGATGTGTTCGCCGTGAAGATCGCGCAATCGGGCGGCCTGACGGGCGCGGCGAGCGTGGCGGCCATTGCGCTTGCTGCCGGCGTCGATCTGTATGGCGGCACGATGCTGGAGGGTGCGGTCGGCACGATCGCTTCCGCACAACTGTTCAGTACGTTCCGCGAACTGAAGTGGGGCACCGAGCTGTTCGGGCCGTTGCTTCTCACGGAAGAAATTCTCACCGAGCCGCTGCGCTACGAGAACTTCTCGTTGCAATTGCCGAGCGGCCCGGGACTCGGCATTCAACTCGACCTGGAGAAGATCGGGAGACTGCGCCGCGATTCGAAGCACGGCGCGAGTGTGGTCAAGGCTTAG
- a CDS encoding cupin domain-containing protein, whose amino-acid sequence MNFVQTALASTAAACIALTAPHATHAHDVDGPREHISPAFQTPLANVPGKTMTAIVVDYKPGGVSPPHRHGQAFVVGYVLQGEIRSKVDDGEARVYHAGESWTEAPGVHHMVSENASKTSPAKLLAIFVADDNDKDLVTWDKK is encoded by the coding sequence GTGAATTTCGTTCAGACCGCTCTTGCGTCTACGGCGGCAGCCTGTATCGCACTGACGGCGCCTCATGCGACGCACGCGCATGACGTCGATGGTCCTCGCGAGCACATCAGCCCGGCGTTCCAGACGCCCCTTGCTAATGTGCCGGGCAAGACCATGACGGCCATCGTCGTCGACTACAAACCGGGCGGCGTGTCGCCGCCGCATCGTCACGGTCAGGCGTTCGTGGTGGGCTACGTGCTGCAGGGCGAGATCCGAAGCAAGGTCGACGATGGCGAAGCGCGCGTGTATCACGCAGGTGAGAGTTGGACAGAAGCACCCGGTGTGCATCACATGGTCAGCGAGAACGCAAGCAAGACCAGCCCCGCGAAACTGCTTGCCATCTTTGTCGCCGACGACAACGATAAAGATCTCGTCACATGGGACAAGAAGTAA